Below is a window of Neodiprion virginianus isolate iyNeoVirg1 chromosome 4, iyNeoVirg1.1, whole genome shotgun sequence DNA.
TCGAGCAAGATCCGTACTGGGTGCCGTCGACGGAAGAGGAGTACCTCCACTTTGGCGAGAAACCAGACAGCGGTAACCGAGCGAAGCGGTACATGGACCTCGTCCGACGTAGGAAAGGACTTCCGGTCGACTCCCAGCTAGTTACACACGGCGAGAAGCAGCGGACTCTTTcgaagaataaataatatacccTTTCTTGAACGTACCGTTCTTCGCCAGGATTTCCTACTCCcttatttatgtatatgtgtTATATACAGAAATACACAAGCTGCTCACTTCTCGACGGTGGCGTCGACCGATGGCTTCTTCACTTTGTATAAAACACACTGATCCCAGCTCCCATCAATATGTATACAAACCATTTTCCATTATTCAGATCCTTTTGTGGATCTTCAGCGCGTAATAGGTACACCCGAAACCTCAGCTTCGGTCGTAAAAGCTCCGCTCGACCCCTGATCGTTCCGTTCGGTTCCGCCCCCGgcaagaattattcatttctttcgaAATTCGTTAAATTTATGTTGCACATGTATACCAATCCCGATGATTTATCATTTGGGTAAACTCGTATAGACTGCTACGTATAACTGCAGCAGACCTGAAAAAAGgttttatttgattttcgtGGAGTAAATTTTCCGGTGAATTTTTActtctaattttatttaacgGTCCTCGGTTGGGTAACCATACAGCCACGTTTTACTTcttacattttattacatttttcgtTCCCTGCTTTTCTATCACGGACAGTCGCCGTTATTTAgtcttgtttcatttttggttttcatttacaatttatttttccttgaTTTTATAGCGTCAATATGTTAAtgtttatgtatatatcacttgaatacacatatatgtacattatttATCTATGTACATAATCACGTTATCTATTACGCGTATCTGACGCAGGTTGTTGCTGGAGTATACAAATTTGATACGTGAAAAcacacaaaacaaaaattgataaaatttcttatgaggtttatataggtatgtgtTATTATTCATAATCGGTATTATAATGTTATATAGTAACATGTCGTATTTTcgcataaatttttacaataaatgataatgttgaaatgttttttacgTTTCCACTCTATCCATGTAATCAACATATTTTGCAATCTGTACTTATACGGATATACATAATACAGGAGTTTGTTAGCCCCTAAACCTGCAATAATGCATAGGTATTACGTTCAAATCAATCGAATAACGTATCGttgaaattatcgaaaaatacagtgtAGAGCAAGTAAGATACTCGTATTCGAAGACTAAACGTtactttaataataatatagtaaCGCAAAAAAAGTATTTGGAAAATATCAAAACGCTGACACAATATCAATATGGTCGACAGTAACACGCttgcaatttcatttcaactcCGCGATCATTTCAAGCACGCGACAGTCGTCGGGTATTATTTCTCACCAAGCAAAATAATATAGCGAGAATAGTTTAGTCATCATTTTAACCTGGTTGGAAGACACGAAACCTGAGAATTTAGCGAGGTAAATTCCCTTGCATACGCATTATGCTTCACTCACGCAAAACTACACAATTTATTGTTTCAGCTCAACCTCAAGGAATcgtatttattgaaagaatcAAGTGGTCAATTTTTGATATGAGCAAAATTGAGGAGTGTTTGGTTGCAGTGTTACAGCTAATTTTATTGTTATGCTAACCAAGTAAGTCTAGACCGTGGATTTATCATCACAACTATATAAAAATTCGCATACTAAGTTTAAACTTCACTGGAACGTTCGCCCGCTACGTAATACAAATGTACGCTAAAAAATTGCCTGCTCTTAAAATTGACTAGCTACACAAGTTTCAGCATGTCCGACCTCGGGGACTTCGTAGCTTTCAAGATATTCGTGGATGGCATCAGGCAATGTTATTTTTGGGCATAGTAGGgtgcgagtaaaaaaaaaagcgagaAAAAATGCGAGTACATGTGCTTATGTGATAAACTGTATTTTGCTGCTTCTGTACAAGATCCATGACCAATTCACGAGGCGTAAATAAATACTAATTTTGGATTCGGGCGCATCAAGCATCATCGAAGACGATTTTCTTCCCTTGGAAACCGAGCTTTAATATCTCCTGCTGCTTTTTCTTTGCCGCCCAAGACGGATGCATATTTTCGGCGGTCGCCTTATTATCACCACCGTGAAAATCGACTCTTGACCTTTTCCTCGCATCGCCGTTATCCGGTCGATTTTCGCGTGCCTTGAACCCGCTACTTCTATCCGGTTTTCTCCTTTCGCTTCCGTCAATCTTGTCGAAGAATCTGCCGTTTCTAGCTGCGTTCGACTCTCTCGCGTTTCCGCCGAAATTCTTCCACTTACGACCTCCGGCAGCGGTCGCGTTGTCATCTTCATTTTCACCCTCCATTACCTTCGACTTGGGGACCACAACGCTCAGGTACCCATCTTCCCCGTTTTCGGTCACAAAAAATGAATCCACCTCTTTCTCAAGGACAATTTTATCCGCCGTTAATTCCGGTTCTCCAACTTCAATGatgggagaaattttttccgcGTCATTTCCCTCCAAAAATTCGGTGAAACTTTTTACCGTAGCTTCTCTACTCGTTACAGATATTCCCCGCAATTTATCCTCCTTGGACGATTTGACTTTTCGTTCATTTCTGTTCGGTTTAACTGGCCTCGATTGCTTTTCATCCGTGTTTACAATTTTGTCCATAAAATCAGAATCCGCAGTTTCGTTTGGTTCCTGTTGAGCCTCGTTACACTCAGTCTTCTCTGGCAAAGGATCAACTATTTCTAATCCAGTTTGCACAGACTCGGCTTCATCATCCGCACTGTCGTTTGAATTGCGACTTATCGTGTCTCTTTGCTCAAAATTTGGCACAGCGGTTCTGTCAGCTTGCCTGTCAGCATGCTTCTGAACCGTTTTACCTGCCTTTCGTTGCATTTTATACAGCTTTCGTTTTCCTGGTCCCAACTGGTCCTCATAATTTGGAAACTTCTCTTTGAATTTTACCACTCTGTCGGCAATAACTTTGTTGTTCGCTAATCTGACCATTACGCAAATTTCTGGCCCAGATTTTTCGTCTGACAGTATCTCTCCCATGCTTCGACTATTCGTAATGGCAAATTTAGTCACCTCGTCCTCAGCTAATTTTTTAAGCGCAGCAACTTCGCTGCACAGTTTGTCTGCCTTCTTTTTATACTTCTCCAACCGTTTGTCGTCTCCCTTCTTCGAACGCAACATCCCCGCTTGTCTGATCAATTTCCGTATGATATGCAGCCTGGCTCGTCGCACGCAGTGCCTCATTAGCACGATCTATAAAATTAGAATTGGAATGGTTAATCTAACCTCACCTAAGCatgagaaagaaaagttttttattGAACAGATGGCATCGAGTCTACTTGATGAAACTTTAAAAAACGCCGTGGACAATCTAGAATCATACACAGATTTTCTGTATGCCCAGAAGCagattttaaacttttttttgcaCGGTTTCCGTAGTTTGCGAATGTTAACCTAAAAGCTTTTAACGCCATGAGTTAGAAACGCAATGTATTCTGACATGGGCGTAACTTACctcgttatttatttcaatcttcGACATTGCAAAGATATTGGTTAGCAAAAGGAGTCTCGATGATACTAGAGCCTGAACATAGAATCTGACACTTGACCACGtgtttattaaatttacgACGCAAAGATCCCTAAATCGAATCTCGATTTACAATTTTCGCCGTTTCTATTTGACATGTGGTACGAGAATCGATAGTACAGCGTTACCAAcactgaaatataataatactggAATGCTCACTGCGGTGGTGGGGGTTCCGAAAAAAGAGATAGCTCGGGGTGAATTTCGGTCTCTTTCTACTAGTTACTTCCGCGGTGCGCATGCGTGAGAAAGTctaagtaaaaaatgtaacgtcAATGATGTGCGACAGAAAACGCGTGTGAATGGGGCACTGATTTTTGGTGTacaagttttttgaaagaccGTATCGGAGTAAAAGACACAGTATTTAACCTCTGAGCTATCTCTATCTCCGAAAAGCCCGCAACATAACGAGCCATGCAGTGAGCGCtccattattatttatgcCAATAGTTACCAACGACTGATCTCTATTACAATTCAGAATGAGTGAGACACCCGCGATATAAACAAATGGAAAGATGCCTCATTATCGTACCCAGCAATTCACTCACTACTTAGTACTTACCGTTAGGTGACTCACGGACACAAACGTCGAGAAATCGGAATAGGATAGTTTCAAACAATAAAGGAGGGTTTTGAGAACGTTGTCAattatattttgcaatttaatTAAATGGAGCAGTAGCAGATAAATGCACGTAGAATtgtgaatatatttcaatGCTCGATATCGCAATCACTGCAAATCTATCGCGCCTTAAATCAGGTCTTATATCATTAATTAACCATATCCCATTAAAGAGATCCAGATCATTGGGCCAAGTGAGCAAAATGTTCGTCAGTAATTTACATAACTTGCATTGTTTGTCGGTAAGCAAAAACGTTGTTGTGGTATCCGGTCAATAACAACAGATTCACCGGCTCTTTCTAAAGcatgaaatagaaaatggcAGATCATCAGTGTCGGTATGCTAGTCAGCCGCCGCTCAGATCGCGTATTGGTTTCTTCTGATCGTTGGTGTCGGTGAGTCGAAACTCAATTTGTGTGGTAGATgattttctgaaataaaatattgttactTCACGGTTTAAATGAATccgtttaataaaaatattgggAATAGTGAGGATTTCCAGAATAAGCTCTCTGATGACGATCTACATGCGTTTGGTACTTTGTGATTTGGCGGGAGTTGAATGGTGATAGTGGTAAGAAGAAGTCGTTTGAGTCGGTATGCCAATTTTTCCGAAAGATGTCGCGGTAGTTTCTCTATGTGTCACGTAGTTAGAGGCCTTTTGAGATTTCCACATCTTGCATTGCATGTTACGATCCGCAAGGTGAATTGTATTTCTATTTACTCCGTCCTGAAAGTGACGCGTTGTTGACAGTTAGTAAGTtttagtaaataaatttcaaccaaTAATTTACCCGTCGATAATATTTTACCACCTGGCTACACGCTGACCttgactaatttttttccgtcattGCAAAATCgcaattgtttttattatgtCGCTACTTGCTGCGgcgcatacatacgtatgtttCCCTCTGTCAGTGGCAGTACCTTGGgttataaatttacatttttgcTTCACCCTTATCTTATGCCAAATGTTGCAATGCTCGCGTCAGAAACTCTGTGAACCTATCgtcttgtttttgttttcttgcgTATCgcttccctttttttcttacatttcaaTTCCGTTATCAGTCATAATCTTCGCTTAATCAAACCtcccgaaaaaaaattaacaacacAAATTAAAATACAGATGAAAGAATGCCAATAAGAGTCAAACATGCAATTCATCCTTGAACTCGCGTTTCTCAATTACTAACTCACAACGTCAATCCGTCCCCAAAATTCATCAATTCTTGAAATTCTAAGAAATCTGTTTTACAGCAGCTGTAATTTTAGCAAGAATTCATCTCTGTGTTAAAACGCCTCCCTCCAAGAAGAGGTTACCAGCAGGATGAGCTGCGTTCGATGTTGTTTGGTCAGTGCAGGTCGCTTAGCTTCTTCCAACCATATGACTAATCATCGTAAGTTATTGCCGCCTGAATTTAATTACCTTAAAATATCTATTGTACCATTTTCATTGATATCCTTTTTGTTATGACATATCAATGCTTGCCCCTTCGACATTTATCAAGCCCATAAGTAAAAGCAGTGACCAACATCCAATAACATATTGACCATGTCTCAAACTGTCGTAAGTATATACATCATTGATTCTTTGGTTGATACTTTCCACAGTACACAAAATTGTCAGAGTCGTAGCTACCCGATCGATAGTCACGACCAGTCCTCTCGCCAAATCACCCAGTGATAGTCCACCGCCACCAAATAAAGATGCGGGAAGTAGCAATCCTCCCTCGGGAACATCGGCAAATAACGGAAGTAGCGGTACTGGTGGAGGGAAAAAGAATACCCTCACTTGTCCAAAGTGTGGAGATCCTTGCACTCATGTTGAAACATTTGTCTGTAAGTACGGACATTCATTTGTGTATTATCTGTTTATTCAGGGCTTGGCAGAGCAGCTGCATagcataatatttttaaacggAATGACGTATTATGTTATGAGTAATGAGGTAATTGCTCTTTTCAGCATCAACGAGGTTTGTCAAATGCGAAAAGTGTCATCATTTCTTTGTTGTTCTGTCCGAAATTGACTCCAAAAGAACCTTGAAAGAGGCATTAAGGCCTGAAGAGCCAAAGCAAGGATTTTATAGGAAACCACCACCGCCACCCAAAAAGGTTGGATTTGTTTGATATCTTTggatatttcatttaatttaatCATTAACCAGTTTTTATATGCAGCTATTTATAAACCTCCGTTTGTTTCGGAATGTTTATATTGTTATTGAGAAGTGATTATATTAGCTCTGCGTACAGTCTAGGAATAACTTATTGAACCTTAGCCAAGTGGCAAGCTACCTTGATGTATAAACTTATAATAATGCTTTATAGGGATGGCGACATAAAATTAGCTAGTTTGTCAAGTATATTTAATTAGATCTTTATTAAACATTCATGATTTGTAATAagcgttttatttattccagATCTTTGAGTACTTGAACAAGCATGTCATTGGTCAAGAATATGCAAAAAAGGTCCTCAGTGTCGCTGTGTACAATCACTATAAACGGATACACAACAATCTGCCAATGCAAAATGCAACCCCAGTCAATGCTACCCAGGTAGCAACGCAGGAATCCAATCACCCATTCACACATAGAGGTCTCAAACCACGTAATTAACAATTGCCAAAATAAACCTATAAGTAGGTGTATTTTAGTTTCAgttctgtgttttttttcgtttccgaAAATAGTAAAAACGTGCCAGTAACACATCTGTGCATACTTCAAGATTCGCGTTTTACTCTTACAGTGGTATTCTTTAGTCTAATTTGAGGTGGAATTTTGATTCAGCAAgtaagaatattaaaatacactGAGCTGTAAGTTTTAAGTTAACGTCAAGTCCCCTGGatcatattattaaaatataatttttcagtgCTGGTCAAGTCATTTTTCTAAGTTTtagttcattttttcacaatgtGATCAATCAAGTCACTTTGATATTTGCTATTCTAAATGGGCTGAGCATTTGCAACAGTGTACATATTGTGAAATCACCAAACAACTCTTCTCGCTGATCTCAGAGAAATGTCCTGCCACCAGCACCGCTTGCATATGAGAAATGGACATGAACTTAATGAAGTTGCACACTTTTCTTTTGTAGACCTTCTTCACATATCGAGTATAGGAAACTCGCTCGGGGTTGGATTTCAGCACGTTGCTCCAGGCGCCGATCAGCAAAAATCATCCGGCAGTCAGTCGAACACCGGGTCCGACATCTTAGACAGCAAACAGCATCAATTAAAATTGGAGAAAAGTAATATACTCCTGCTGGGACCAACAGGTTCAGGGAAGACCCTATTAGCCCAGACAATTGCTCAATGCCTTGACGTTCCTTTCGCCATCTGTGACTGCACCACGCTGACCCAAGCTGGTTACGTTGGAGAAGACATAGAAAGTGTCATAGCGAAGCTTCTTCAGGATGCAAACTATGTTGTCGATCGAGCACAAATGGGTATTGTTTTCCTCGACGAAGTTGACAAGATCGGAGCAGTTCCTGGTATTCATCAACTCAGAGATGTTGGGGGGGAAGGCGTGCAGCAGGGCATGTTGAAGATGTTGGAAGGAACCATTGTCAATGTTCCGGAGAAAAACAGTTCTAGAAAACTAAGAGGAGATACTCTTCAAGTGGATACCACGAATATATTGTTCGTCGCATCGGGGGCGTACAACGGACTTGACAGGCTTGTGTCGCGTcgaaagaacgaaaaatacTTGGGCTTTGGGGCTACACCGTCGTCTGAAAGTCCAGGACGTAGAGCAGCGAGTCTTGCCGACGTTGCAAATATGTCTCCTTCGACGGAAGACGACAATAAAGAGAAAGACATTCTGCTGAGACAAGTGGAAGCCAGAGATCTTATCGACTTTGGTATGATACCGGAGTTCGTTGGACGATTTCCAGTTCTCGTTCCTTTCCATACTCTCAACAGAGATATGCTTGTAAGAATCCTCACCGAACCAAAGAACGCAATGGTAcctcaatatcaaatgctgtTCTCTATGGACAAGGTAAAGGCATATTATTTACCTATTTAATATAAAGTCAATCGATATAACATTGCATAACATGGATCGTTACCGGAACGAGAAGAAATTGGTACgttaaatagaaataataacgtATTATGGTATGTAACGTTGTATTTTATCAGGTGGATCTCAGTTTTTCGCCTGATGCATTGGCCTCTATCGCGGATCTTGCTATGGAACGGAAAACGGGGGCTCGCGGTTTGAGGGCGATAATGGAATCCTTGTTGTTGGAACCAATGTTCGAAGTTCCGGGAAGCGACGTACTGTCTGTACACGTTACAGATGCCTGTGTTCGTGGTGATGATAAACCGCAATACATGCGTCGTGGCGAAACTAATGACGATGAACTACCACAAGCACAGCATGTTCAGAATTAACCCAGGAAAACACTGTTTACCTAGGATCCTCACGTTCGAGTTTCTGTAACACGGATACAAACACAATCAGAAAGTATTGCACGTGAATTTTTGATTAGTGCGTACATATGTTTTATCCATGTTAAGGATACTGGTGCAAAAACCTAATTATAAACcgtgaataatttataattttgttttatattaaTTCCGTTGGAATTGAAAAACGCGGCGGGTAGATTGATGAATTGTCAAAAGTacaatacttttttcttttgtttcgaaaaaggtgtcaaaattttaatataataggtaaacaaattaaaaaattttagttaattaaatttatgcAGGAATGCGTATGATATCGGAAATAAAGCGATACTATTgttaaacgtatttttttttttcacatacacATTCAATATTATCtacataatgtataatatacaggGCAACTCAAGACTATCACTCTATAGGCTACTGATGTATGTCTCATGAAAATGTATGAGTGAAACGTTTTTGAATTCTcatagaaaatttattgttcTCGAATTACAGTCGTTTCAAAGTGGCCAATCCAGTAGCATCCGTTCGGCAGCTGTTCCGAGCCATCAGATGCTACTGGATTAGCCACGGCTGTAATTCGCAAACcacaaattttctttaaagAGTACGTTCATAAGAAAAACGTTTCAGTCGGagattttgcgagaaaaatattGGTGCTTATGGGACGGTAGTCCTGGGTCACCTTGTATAACTGTCGACCATCGTGAGCACATTCAAAATTCGCCGTGATATTAGCATACGCATCGTATTCTTATGGCGGAGGTTCTCGGAGATGGGGGACGgtagaaataattaaattgaattaaaagtTAGTACGAGTACAACCTCCGTTTATTTACGAAGTAAAGTTCTCATttctgttttaaaaaattatttttctttttttttacacaactAAATACTGCGTATCAGGAGCGATTGATCTTCATACTCCATATTCGTTTACGTGATCAAATTAGAAATGAACTAATACCGCAATTGTAATGCTCGTATAAAGTTCAATGTTTTTCATagattaataaaatataagttacttacggtaaaaaaaaaaaaagaaaggattTCCTCTAAACAGTAACACAACTTTAGATCCCGAACATCTGTGTACCTTTGCGGCTAGAAACTCAATTTCAAGCTACGAGTTCAACTACTGTCATAATGACCGTTCATAGAGATGCGATGATAAAgattttttgtaatatattgtacatagaGATAGCTTATCCTTAGTTCaaacgaaagagaaagagagaaaaacaaagaaggaaagaaagaaagagtaGTGATAGAAACCCTGTGTAAAGTTTAGAtggaattcaaatttattggCTACACATCGATTCAAATTAATCAAATGGTTTTGCGTTATAAATAGAAGTTTACGCACTGTTcgtgtaaataaatgaaatatattcatgTAGCATAAACTGAGACGCTGCACCGCATGTCCCGTATTGAAAGCCATAAGATTCAGAGATTGAGAATCAGGTAACACTTGACAAACAA
It encodes the following:
- the LOC124302995 gene encoding ATP-dependent Clp protease ATP-binding subunit clpX-like, mitochondrial isoform X1 → MSCVRCCLVSAGRLASSNHMTNHLHKIVRVVATRSIVTTSPLAKSPSDSPPPPNKDAGSSNPPSGTSANNGSSGTGGGKKNTLTCPKCGDPCTHVETFVSSTRFVKCEKCHHFFVVLSEIDSKRTLKEALRPEEPKQGFYRKPPPPPKKIFEYLNKHVIGQEYAKKVLSVAVYNHYKRIHNNLPMQNATPVNATQVATQESNHPFTHRGLKPHLLHISSIGNSLGVGFQHVAPGADQQKSSGSQSNTGSDILDSKQHQLKLEKSNILLLGPTGSGKTLLAQTIAQCLDVPFAICDCTTLTQAGYVGEDIESVIAKLLQDANYVVDRAQMGIVFLDEVDKIGAVPGIHQLRDVGGEGVQQGMLKMLEGTIVNVPEKNSSRKLRGDTLQVDTTNILFVASGAYNGLDRLVSRRKNEKYLGFGATPSSESPGRRAASLADVANMSPSTEDDNKEKDILLRQVEARDLIDFGMIPEFVGRFPVLVPFHTLNRDMLVRILTEPKNAMVPQYQMLFSMDKVDLSFSPDALASIADLAMERKTGARGLRAIMESLLLEPMFEVPGSDVLSVHVTDACVRGDDKPQYMRRGETNDDELPQAQHVQN
- the LOC124302995 gene encoding ATP-dependent Clp protease ATP-binding subunit clpX-like, mitochondrial isoform X2, which gives rise to MSCVRCCLVSAGRLASSNHMTNHLHKIVRVVATRSIVTTSPLAKSPSDSPPPPNKDAGSSNPPSGTSANNGSSGTGGGKKNTLTCPKCGDPCTHVETFVSSTRFVKCEKCHHFFVVLSEIDSKRTLKEALRPEEPKQGFYRKPPPPPKKIFEYLNKHVIGQEYAKKVLSVAVYNHYKRIHNNLPMQNATPVNATQVATQESNHPFTHRDLLHISSIGNSLGVGFQHVAPGADQQKSSGSQSNTGSDILDSKQHQLKLEKSNILLLGPTGSGKTLLAQTIAQCLDVPFAICDCTTLTQAGYVGEDIESVIAKLLQDANYVVDRAQMGIVFLDEVDKIGAVPGIHQLRDVGGEGVQQGMLKMLEGTIVNVPEKNSSRKLRGDTLQVDTTNILFVASGAYNGLDRLVSRRKNEKYLGFGATPSSESPGRRAASLADVANMSPSTEDDNKEKDILLRQVEARDLIDFGMIPEFVGRFPVLVPFHTLNRDMLVRILTEPKNAMVPQYQMLFSMDKVDLSFSPDALASIADLAMERKTGARGLRAIMESLLLEPMFEVPGSDVLSVHVTDACVRGDDKPQYMRRGETNDDELPQAQHVQN
- the LOC124302998 gene encoding serum response factor-binding protein 1; this translates as MSKIEINNEIVLMRHCVRRARLHIIRKLIRQAGMLRSKKGDDKRLEKYKKKADKLCSEVAALKKLAEDEVTKFAITNSRSMGEILSDEKSGPEICVMVRLANNKVIADRVVKFKEKFPNYEDQLGPGKRKLYKMQRKAGKTVQKHADRQADRTAVPNFEQRDTISRNSNDSADDEAESVQTGLEIVDPLPEKTECNEAQQEPNETADSDFMDKIVNTDEKQSRPVKPNRNERKVKSSKEDKLRGISVTSREATVKSFTEFLEGNDAEKISPIIEVGEPELTADKIVLEKEVDSFFVTENGEDGYLSVVVPKSKVMEGENEDDNATAAGGRKWKNFGGNARESNAARNGRFFDKIDGSERRKPDRSSGFKARENRPDNGDARKRSRVDFHGGDNKATAENMHPSWAAKKKQQEILKLGFQGKKIVFDDA